The following proteins are encoded in a genomic region of Desulfosporosinus youngiae DSM 17734:
- a CDS encoding class I SAM-dependent methyltransferase codes for MKEALFDHVAAHYDSWYGTELGSVSDQVERHLAQSMFKAPGPRVLEIGCGTGQYTGWLVQEGYEVTAVDISAEMMALAQTKLAALAENTANAKPVHWRHADITEILDQLVFYDGIFSMTAFEFIPEPEKVLQKLFSHLKPGGCMVIGLIAGRSAWSEYYAEAARSNPASVFARAALYSKEEISSWQIGVPAEIGECLFFPPKVQTTAEALAMEEKKEGNPGFVVAKWVKD; via the coding sequence ATGAAGGAAGCACTTTTTGACCACGTCGCCGCACATTATGATTCCTGGTATGGTACAGAGCTTGGCTCCGTATCGGACCAAGTTGAACGTCATCTGGCTCAATCCATGTTTAAGGCACCGGGGCCCCGGGTTCTGGAGATCGGCTGCGGTACCGGACAATATACCGGCTGGCTTGTGCAGGAGGGATACGAAGTCACTGCTGTGGATATTTCCGCTGAAATGATGGCTCTGGCCCAAACGAAACTAGCGGCCCTTGCGGAAAACACCGCAAACGCTAAGCCTGTTCACTGGCGTCATGCGGATATTACAGAAATTCTGGATCAACTTGTATTCTATGATGGGATTTTTTCCATGACCGCCTTTGAATTCATACCGGAACCGGAAAAGGTCCTGCAAAAACTTTTTAGTCATTTAAAACCCGGGGGCTGTATGGTGATCGGACTCATCGCCGGCAGGAGTGCTTGGAGTGAATACTATGCGGAGGCAGCCCGCAGCAATCCCGCTTCGGTCTTCGCCCGTGCTGCTCTTTACAGCAAAGAAGAAATAAGCTCCTGGCAAATCGGTGTACCTGCCGAAATCGGCGAATGTCTCTTCTTCCCGCCCAAGGTTCAAACAACAGCCGAAGCCCTGGCTATGGAGGAGAAAAAAGAAGGCAATCCTGGGTTTGTGGTGGCCAAGTGGGTAAAGGACTGA
- a CDS encoding ATP-binding protein — MNFTDTLKSVDLVLSTGEVPLIVGESGIGKTALAREIAQANHWSLIVINGNLLKEGEIGGLPTIESYSGVNGKADPVEKKATVYAVHHKLREIDEEIARGKTVLLFIDEINRCEHTVQQELMNLILNREINGYNLPEGVKILAAMNPSNKYGSDFDYQVVDMDAAQENRFVWLFMEPDYHQWITWAIEAGIEQKVIEFISVFPEYLHKINEDDLRATPRSYERISSSYKVYKENNDSIPRSVFLNVVQGNVGRLIAEEFMSFVESDYRPLISYEDVFSGHFLPESLRENVKKESHTRLYLAAKNILKRLEAAIFNDRDDSGFYVDRLIEFLNLYPVDLKIGIMKDIKNSYPEVYKPAIENEGFIESYFESYGLIR, encoded by the coding sequence ATGAATTTTACAGACACCTTAAAAAGTGTTGACTTAGTGCTATCCACAGGAGAAGTTCCTTTAATCGTTGGGGAAAGCGGCATCGGCAAAACAGCCTTAGCCAGAGAAATTGCTCAGGCAAATCATTGGAGTTTAATTGTTATAAATGGGAATCTCCTTAAAGAAGGGGAAATCGGCGGTCTGCCCACCATAGAATCCTATTCAGGGGTTAACGGCAAAGCAGACCCGGTGGAAAAGAAGGCGACAGTCTATGCCGTCCATCATAAGCTGCGGGAAATCGATGAAGAAATAGCGCGGGGCAAAACCGTTCTTTTATTTATCGACGAAATCAACCGTTGTGAACATACCGTCCAGCAGGAACTGATGAATCTAATCTTAAATCGAGAAATCAATGGCTATAACCTGCCTGAAGGGGTAAAAATCTTAGCAGCCATGAATCCTTCCAATAAATACGGTTCGGATTTTGATTACCAGGTGGTCGATATGGATGCCGCTCAAGAAAATAGATTTGTCTGGTTATTCATGGAGCCTGATTATCATCAGTGGATCACTTGGGCCATTGAGGCCGGAATTGAGCAGAAGGTTATCGAGTTTATCTCTGTCTTCCCCGAATATTTGCATAAGATCAACGAAGATGATCTTAGAGCCACGCCCAGAAGCTATGAGCGAATTTCCAGCAGTTATAAGGTCTATAAAGAGAACAACGATTCCATACCCAGATCCGTGTTTTTAAATGTTGTCCAAGGAAACGTCGGACGCTTAATAGCCGAAGAGTTTATGAGCTTTGTGGAATCCGATTATCGCCCGCTTATCTCTTATGAGGATGTTTTTTCAGGACATTTTCTGCCTGAATCCCTCAGAGAAAACGTAAAAAAGGAAAGTCATACCCGGCTTTATCTAGCCGCCAAAAATATTCTCAAACGCTTAGAAGCAGCTATCTTCAATGATCGTGATGATTCGGGTTTTTACGTGGACAGACTGATTGAGTTTTTAAACCTCTATCCCGTGGATTTAAAGATAGGAATCATGAAGGATATAAAAAACAGTTATCCTGAGGTTTACAAACCGGCCATCGAAAATGAAGGGTTTATCGAATCCTATTTTGAATCTTATGGTTTAATCCGGTGA
- a CDS encoding DUF3231 family protein, producing the protein MEQQVNRAQSEQMPLGIPSLALPNSSEIGHLWTSYQAETISVCMLKQYVQETGDPDIRALLQQALDLSSQRVHAMETIFNAIHHPIPSAFGEQDVNVSSENLFNDEFKLAYTRLMHKLVLINYSQSFTLSVRLDIRNYFKECIDTSQELIEKATDLLITKKALIHSPYIEIPKSIKFVENTDYAGSLLWGNTRPINAIELSHVISLLEAKILIRLQTIAFSQIVSSNTVRDHFKKSILISDKQIAKLESFLDNQHLPKPSAIDYHVTDSVKSPYSDRLMMSHATASIAYIIAGYGIAIPNSPNVKLVAAYRSFATELIDLSKDAAKLMIENKWLEKIPETTDRKELLH; encoded by the coding sequence ATGGAGCAACAAGTAAATAGGGCTCAATCAGAACAAATGCCTCTAGGAATTCCCTCTTTGGCATTACCCAATTCATCGGAAATCGGCCATCTCTGGACGAGCTACCAGGCGGAAACAATTTCTGTTTGTATGCTGAAACAATATGTCCAGGAAACAGGAGATCCCGATATTCGGGCATTATTACAGCAGGCACTTGATCTATCCAGCCAAAGGGTACATGCCATGGAAACAATATTTAATGCCATTCATCATCCCATTCCTTCGGCTTTTGGAGAGCAGGATGTTAATGTTAGCTCCGAAAATTTGTTTAATGATGAATTCAAACTGGCCTATACGCGTTTAATGCATAAATTAGTTCTGATCAATTATAGTCAGTCATTTACGCTTTCCGTTCGCCTTGATATTCGAAACTACTTTAAAGAGTGTATTGATACCTCTCAAGAGCTAATCGAAAAGGCTACAGATCTTCTAATAACTAAAAAAGCATTGATTCATTCTCCTTATATTGAGATTCCAAAGAGCATAAAATTTGTAGAAAATACGGATTATGCCGGTTCGTTGCTTTGGGGTAATACGAGACCTATAAACGCCATAGAATTAAGCCATGTGATTTCACTCTTGGAAGCAAAGATACTCATAAGGCTCCAAACAATCGCTTTTAGTCAAATTGTTAGTTCCAACACGGTAAGAGATCATTTTAAAAAATCCATCCTTATTTCCGATAAACAAATTGCAAAATTAGAATCTTTTTTAGACAACCAACACTTACCGAAACCCTCAGCAATTGATTATCATGTTACAGACTCTGTGAAGTCACCGTATAGTGACCGATTAATGATGAGTCATGCCACAGCATCCATAGCCTATATCATTGCGGGATATGGAATTGCCATACCCAATAGCCCAAATGTAAAACTCGTTGCTGCTTACCGTAGTTTTGCAACCGAGCTTATAGACCTATCTAAGGATGCTGCAAAACTGATGATAGAAAATAAATGGTTGGAAAAAATTCCAGAGACAACTGATCGAAAGGAATTGTTGCATTAA
- a CDS encoding FtsX-like permease family protein: MIKVKNNQAIRTLADRNFRAAGTRNVIAVIAIALTAILFTSVFTMGFGLVESIQRASMIMSGGDGHAAVKYVRDEDYERIKQHPLVKEMAYCKTLSDSVDNQALIRRHTEFWYYDDVGLKYGFAEPTGGRKPQAGNEVIADTKTLELLGVPQEVGAPLTLELTVHGQRVLRDFILAGWWESDPGFNIGQIFASHAYLDVHSDELQYTYAEDNSLTGAVTGYIKFAGSLNIAENLERVVTESGFSMEEGASNYLATGINWAYLSTGVGMDAGTMTALASALLLFVLTGYLIIYNIFQISVLRDIRFYGLLKTIGTTGRQLRAIIRRQVLRLSLIGIPLGLLAGFFVGKALVPYLMERSSYAGSGVSVSPDPLIFAGAALFALFTVWISAHKPGKMAARISPVEAVRYTDHEHSGSKKLKKSRHGAKPWRMAVANLGRNKRRTVLVILSLSLSIVLTNTVFTMSQSVDLNKGLEKFSDSDFLLGHANLFKNQYDGESSALSENFISAAGAQEGFEIGGRLYGSWASYQSRTSAQTMNRQPDGSLATALYGLEEFPFSRLKLVDGELDKEKLAAGDYILEGVQADDQGKVETGRFNHQVGDKITLNCGGTEREMTVLGHVVANPQTNTNGSWIGSAFFLPSDIYRELTDNSFPMSYAFNATEDREKGLENFLKRYTAEIEPTMNYSSKFTALSSLEGLRDTAVLIGGSLAAIIGMIGILNFVNAVLTGILTRRRELAMLQSIGMTRRQLVGMLCSEGGYYAALTGVSSILLSLGFSLLILRPLSEQIWFLSYRFVFWPLLIILPLLFVLGALVPYVVYYATTNQSIVERLRMAE; this comes from the coding sequence ATGATCAAGGTGAAAAACAACCAAGCCATCCGCACTCTGGCTGACCGCAACTTCCGTGCGGCCGGAACCCGCAACGTGATTGCCGTTATTGCCATCGCCCTGACGGCCATTCTCTTCACCAGTGTTTTTACCATGGGCTTCGGCCTGGTAGAAAGCATCCAGCGGGCCTCCATGATCATGTCCGGCGGAGATGGGCATGCCGCTGTTAAATATGTCAGGGATGAAGACTATGAACGGATCAAACAGCATCCTCTGGTTAAGGAAATGGCTTATTGCAAAACCCTGAGCGATAGCGTGGATAACCAGGCCTTGATCAGGCGGCATACAGAATTCTGGTACTATGATGATGTGGGGCTGAAGTACGGTTTTGCGGAGCCCACAGGCGGGCGCAAGCCTCAGGCCGGGAACGAAGTGATCGCCGATACCAAAACCCTGGAGCTGTTAGGGGTTCCTCAGGAAGTGGGGGCACCGCTTACTTTGGAGCTCACGGTTCATGGCCAGCGGGTCTTGCGGGATTTCATTCTGGCCGGCTGGTGGGAAAGCGATCCTGGATTCAATATCGGTCAGATTTTTGCCTCACATGCTTATCTGGATGTCCATTCGGATGAGCTGCAATATACCTATGCCGAGGATAACTCTTTGACAGGTGCCGTCACAGGTTACATCAAATTCGCCGGCAGCCTGAACATTGCGGAAAATCTGGAGCGGGTTGTGACTGAAAGCGGCTTCTCCATGGAGGAGGGCGCCTCTAACTACCTGGCTACCGGCATCAACTGGGCTTATCTGTCCACAGGAGTGGGGATGGACGCCGGAACCATGACCGCCCTGGCCAGTGCCCTGCTCCTGTTTGTCCTGACGGGCTATCTGATTATTTACAATATCTTTCAGATCTCGGTTTTGCGGGATATCCGTTTTTATGGCCTGCTCAAAACCATCGGTACCACCGGCCGTCAGCTGCGGGCTATCATCCGCCGTCAGGTCCTGAGGCTCTCCCTGATCGGCATTCCGCTGGGGCTTCTGGCAGGATTCTTTGTGGGGAAGGCCTTGGTGCCCTATTTGATGGAGCGCTCCAGCTACGCCGGCAGCGGGGTTTCTGTATCTCCTGATCCCCTCATCTTCGCGGGCGCTGCTCTGTTTGCTTTATTTACGGTCTGGATCAGCGCTCATAAACCGGGAAAAATGGCGGCCAGAATATCCCCCGTGGAAGCGGTGCGCTATACGGATCATGAGCACAGCGGCAGCAAAAAGCTTAAAAAATCCCGCCATGGCGCTAAACCCTGGCGGATGGCCGTGGCTAACCTGGGGCGCAACAAACGCCGCACAGTGCTGGTTATCCTCAGTCTCAGTCTCAGCATTGTGCTGACCAACACGGTATTTACAATGTCGCAAAGCGTTGACCTGAATAAAGGACTGGAGAAGTTCAGCGACTCAGACTTCCTGCTCGGCCATGCCAATTTGTTCAAGAACCAATACGACGGTGAAAGCAGTGCCCTCAGCGAGAATTTTATCTCTGCTGCCGGCGCTCAGGAAGGATTTGAAATAGGGGGACGCCTCTATGGCTCCTGGGCCAGCTATCAGAGCAGGACTTCAGCTCAAACCATGAACCGGCAGCCGGACGGTTCCTTGGCCACTGCCCTTTATGGGCTGGAGGAATTCCCCTTTTCCCGCTTGAAGCTTGTGGACGGTGAGCTGGATAAGGAAAAACTGGCTGCCGGGGATTATATCCTGGAAGGTGTACAGGCGGATGATCAGGGAAAGGTGGAGACCGGCCGTTTTAATCACCAGGTAGGGGATAAGATCACCTTGAACTGCGGCGGCACAGAACGGGAAATGACAGTTTTGGGCCATGTGGTGGCCAATCCCCAGACCAATACCAATGGTTCCTGGATAGGCTCGGCCTTCTTTTTACCGTCTGATATCTACCGGGAGCTGACCGATAATTCCTTCCCCATGAGCTACGCCTTCAATGCTACGGAAGATCGGGAGAAGGGCCTGGAGAACTTCCTGAAAAGATATACTGCGGAAATTGAGCCTACTATGAACTATAGCTCGAAATTTACCGCCCTGTCCTCCCTGGAGGGCCTGCGGGACACCGCCGTTCTGATCGGCGGCAGCTTAGCGGCGATTATTGGGATGATTGGTATACTCAACTTTGTCAATGCCGTCTTGACCGGCATCTTGACCCGTCGCCGGGAATTGGCCATGCTGCAGAGTATCGGAATGACCCGCCGGCAGTTGGTTGGCATGCTCTGCAGCGAAGGCGGCTATTATGCAGCCTTGACTGGGGTGAGCTCCATCCTGCTGAGCTTAGGTTTCTCACTGCTTATCCTGCGTCCTTTGAGCGAACAAATCTGGTTTTTAAGCTATCGTTTCGTTTTCTGGCCTTTGCTGATTATTCTGCCCCTGCTCTTTGTGCTGGGAGCCCTCGTTCCCTATGTCGTTTATTATGCAACCACTAACCAAAGCATTGTGGAACGGCTGAGGATGGCCGAATGA
- a CDS encoding helix-turn-helix transcriptional regulator: MDNKIICESRTYADAMQTHDHKFVQLIMPLHGALNIKTDAKELKLDEAHLFLLPPSCRHTFWAKDRNKFLVLDIPQFMFQLGELDRFPGGRNYEMDEKWKAIRFLLLSEADNTLEPSRISSLFHYFYPILTVNKIPDSAKYIQQHYNEDISLEKLAALEHYTVSYFCSWFKGLMQCTPMEFLKKTRIERSKQLLLGTNLNILQIAWEVGYAHQSSLNRIFKDIEGITPAEFRRNNMKKS; encoded by the coding sequence GTGGATAATAAAATAATTTGTGAAAGCAGGACTTATGCGGATGCCATGCAAACCCATGATCACAAATTTGTTCAGTTAATCATGCCGCTTCATGGGGCATTAAATATCAAGACCGACGCAAAGGAATTAAAGTTGGATGAAGCTCATCTGTTTTTGCTTCCCCCTTCCTGCCGGCACACCTTCTGGGCAAAAGATCGTAATAAATTTCTTGTCTTAGATATTCCCCAATTTATGTTTCAATTGGGGGAACTGGACAGATTTCCAGGGGGAAGAAACTATGAAATGGATGAAAAATGGAAAGCAATCAGATTCCTTCTGCTAAGTGAAGCTGATAATACCCTCGAACCATCAAGGATCAGTTCTCTCTTCCATTATTTTTATCCCATCTTAACAGTGAATAAGATTCCGGATTCGGCCAAATATATTCAGCAGCACTATAACGAAGATATAAGCTTGGAGAAGCTCGCCGCCTTAGAACATTATACTGTTAGCTACTTTTGTTCCTGGTTTAAAGGCCTTATGCAGTGTACTCCGATGGAATTCCTGAAAAAAACGAGAATTGAGAGGTCAAAACAACTCCTTCTCGGGACAAATCTTAATATTTTACAGATTGCCTGGGAAGTGGGATATGCCCATCAATCTTCACTAAACAGGATTTTTAAAGATATCGAAGGCATTACTCCGGCAGAATTCAGGCGGAACAATATGAAGAAGAGCTAA
- a CDS encoding DMT family transporter encodes MKQNETFFSILVLAAAMLWGTTGTAQSFAPPGASPLSVGSVRLAVGGAALLIFAWRRGALKGKTLWQKWNTFFAAGCMSAYQLFFFAGVLKTGVAVGTVVAIGSAPVFAGLISMIFRRENPGLKWAAATLLSVIGCVLLITGGKKLEVNSIGVVLALGAGASYALYAAVSKELLKSHPPEAVTGVVFSIGALFLSPVLLFYNLDWLKTIQGISVALHLGLVATALAYVLFSHGLAKISFPKAVTLTLAEPVTAAALGLFLLKEKLSLVSQVGMILVFAGLVIASLAGLRKKDRIRKASIS; translated from the coding sequence ATGAAACAAAATGAGACTTTTTTTTCGATACTGGTACTGGCAGCGGCGATGCTATGGGGAACAACAGGCACAGCCCAGTCTTTCGCCCCACCCGGCGCTTCGCCATTATCCGTAGGATCTGTACGCCTGGCGGTAGGCGGAGCGGCTCTTTTAATTTTTGCCTGGCGGCGGGGAGCTTTGAAAGGAAAAACACTATGGCAGAAGTGGAATACATTTTTTGCTGCCGGATGTATGTCTGCCTATCAGCTTTTCTTTTTTGCCGGGGTTTTGAAAACAGGAGTAGCTGTGGGAACGGTGGTGGCCATCGGCAGCGCGCCGGTGTTCGCCGGCTTGATTTCTATGATTTTCCGCCGGGAAAATCCTGGACTGAAATGGGCTGCAGCCACCCTGCTCTCTGTAATTGGATGTGTTTTATTGATTACAGGCGGCAAGAAATTGGAAGTGAACTCCATTGGTGTTGTTCTTGCCTTGGGGGCCGGTGCTTCTTATGCACTTTATGCCGCCGTCAGCAAGGAACTATTGAAGTCTCACCCCCCTGAAGCTGTGACCGGGGTTGTGTTTTCCATTGGTGCATTATTCCTTTCTCCGGTTCTGTTATTTTACAATCTGGATTGGCTGAAGACCATTCAAGGTATCAGCGTTGCCCTACATTTAGGATTGGTTGCTACTGCCCTTGCTTATGTTTTATTTTCTCATGGTTTGGCAAAAATATCATTCCCTAAGGCAGTTACGTTGACCCTTGCGGAACCGGTTACTGCAGCTGCTCTGGGGTTATTTCTGCTGAAAGAAAAGTTATCCCTCGTTTCCCAGGTCGGGATGATTTTAGTTTTTGCCGGATTGGTTATCGCGTCTTTGGCAGGGTTGCGTAAAAAAGATAGAATCAGGAAAGCTTCAATCAGTTAA
- a CDS encoding two-component system sensor histidine kinase NtrB — translation MIIVGEECKGNVLENTMSDGWKNEIPFSTCCLSKPRLALIQVNKSSDVNRRSFLRKTTTCQEDCRAYPNAINQGCIMFEGARRRNTLQKYRLLFENSPDIFLLIDLQGNILEGNKAALEAYGYTRAELNTMRVHDLRAADCRHLIRRQMHEAYHKGITFETDHLRKNGERFPVEVRAFRFETLLLSFVQDISRRRQGEREALKNESIKVIGKVAAGLAHEIRNSITGVHGFLQLAADGMITPERFLKNAGFMLKELNSADFVISELILVDPNRSLNLEIKNLNQILLAMSPALQTLARSQGKTLDIQLEELPEICLDEFEIQKLIKNLVNNALEALDKGGKVTIETCRWINSLSLIIRDNGSGIQSDIINQLGTPFLTTKDTGIGLGLAICNSIVIRHNASLTIESGHWGTNVCVTFNIQPATV, via the coding sequence ATGATTATTGTGGGAGAAGAATGCAAAGGAAATGTTCTGGAAAATACCATGTCCGATGGTTGGAAGAATGAAATCCCCTTTAGTACATGTTGCCTTTCTAAGCCACGTTTAGCGTTAATCCAGGTCAATAAAAGTTCAGATGTCAACAGAAGAAGCTTCCTGAGAAAAACGACAACCTGCCAGGAAGACTGCAGGGCGTACCCGAATGCTATCAATCAAGGCTGTATTATGTTTGAGGGAGCAAGGAGGCGGAATACGCTCCAAAAGTATCGCCTGCTTTTTGAAAATTCACCGGATATCTTTTTATTAATTGATTTACAGGGAAATATCCTTGAAGGGAATAAAGCGGCATTAGAAGCCTATGGTTACACCCGCGCAGAGTTAAATACCATGAGAGTCCATGATTTAAGGGCAGCAGATTGCAGACATTTAATCAGGCGGCAAATGCATGAAGCTTATCACAAAGGAATTACCTTCGAAACGGATCATCTCCGGAAGAACGGAGAGCGTTTTCCCGTAGAAGTACGAGCCTTTCGATTTGAAACCTTATTATTAAGTTTTGTTCAGGATATATCCCGACGCAGGCAAGGGGAGCGGGAGGCTTTAAAGAATGAAAGCATTAAGGTTATCGGCAAGGTTGCCGCAGGTCTCGCTCATGAAATTAGAAACTCCATAACAGGTGTGCATGGATTTCTTCAACTTGCGGCGGATGGCATGATTACTCCGGAACGATTTTTGAAAAATGCCGGCTTTATGCTTAAAGAACTAAACTCAGCTGATTTCGTTATCAGTGAATTGATCTTGGTTGATCCAAACAGAAGTCTGAATTTGGAAATAAAGAATTTGAATCAAATTCTCTTGGCAATGTCTCCAGCCTTGCAAACTTTAGCAAGGTCTCAGGGAAAAACATTGGACATCCAACTGGAAGAGCTCCCGGAGATATGTTTAGATGAATTTGAGATACAAAAGTTAATAAAGAACCTCGTCAACAATGCCTTAGAGGCCCTCGACAAAGGAGGCAAGGTCACTATTGAGACTTGCCGGTGGATTAATAGTTTATCATTAATAATCAGAGATAATGGATCAGGCATACAGTCGGATATTATCAACCAATTGGGAACCCCGTTTTTGACAACCAAGGACACTGGAATTGGCTTAGGGCTGGCAATATGCAACAGTATCGTGATCCGCCATAATGCGTCGTTAACCATTGAAAGCGGTCATTGGGGTACGAATGTCTGTGTTACATTTAACATACAGCCGGCCACAGTGTAA
- a CDS encoding vWA domain-containing protein: METFFDKQVKRLYEKADSIINNFFNAKRKNSHAKITIPQEFKDDFFSLVNKVNLSLMEDKDNFYGYFLLQMARDIRFDISSPTAVNFKGAKYVIYFNPVIFLNLNLKQMESTIKHEILHILSLHLIRAREFKAAYSTLAINLAMNIVVNTYLDHLPPYSVTLEWVNLTYSLDLLPFKPFEYYVEEIQAALDLLEADEDEDAAPDRAQDETIETEYHPEKTHDLWADSRDMDDKTLQEFTEKFIADAQKGSIPNYLASMISSLKNSKSELPWNLYLKRLMGTVESNQKKTMTRRNRRQPERLDIRGQLRSHKAKILVALDISGSISDQEFNQAVKEVLDIVRNYNQEITLIECDSEIRRVYKVRSVKDIKDRINIRGGTRFTPVFEYANQHKVNLLIYFTDGKGEEKLLTIPKGYKTLWVISGQGDKLSLKDAYGAVKRLKKIELKDDSLTMSDVKREGFSMNDQESLN; encoded by the coding sequence ATGGAAACTTTTTTTGATAAGCAGGTTAAAAGGCTTTACGAAAAAGCAGATAGTATTATCAATAATTTCTTCAACGCAAAGCGCAAAAATAGTCATGCCAAAATAACTATACCCCAAGAGTTTAAAGACGATTTTTTCAGCCTTGTTAATAAGGTTAATTTAAGCCTTATGGAAGACAAGGATAATTTCTATGGCTATTTTTTGCTGCAAATGGCCAGAGACATACGCTTTGACATCAGCAGCCCTACTGCCGTGAATTTTAAAGGGGCTAAATATGTTATCTATTTTAACCCTGTCATTTTTTTAAATCTTAATCTCAAGCAAATGGAAAGTACCATTAAACACGAAATACTCCATATCTTATCCCTGCATTTAATCAGAGCCAGAGAATTTAAGGCCGCCTACAGCACCTTAGCCATTAATCTGGCCATGAACATCGTCGTCAATACCTATTTAGATCATCTCCCCCCCTATTCGGTTACCTTAGAATGGGTCAATTTAACTTATTCGTTGGACCTCCTGCCCTTTAAACCCTTTGAATATTATGTGGAAGAGATTCAAGCTGCCCTGGACTTGCTGGAAGCGGATGAGGATGAGGATGCTGCACCTGATCGCGCTCAGGACGAAACAATAGAAACGGAGTATCATCCTGAAAAAACTCATGACCTTTGGGCAGACTCCAGGGATATGGATGACAAAACCCTTCAGGAATTTACGGAGAAGTTTATTGCTGATGCCCAAAAAGGCAGCATTCCCAATTACTTAGCAAGCATGATCTCATCCCTGAAAAACAGCAAAAGTGAATTGCCCTGGAATTTATATCTTAAGCGGCTGATGGGAACGGTTGAAAGCAATCAAAAGAAGACGATGACCAGACGAAACAGAAGACAGCCCGAGCGATTAGATATAAGAGGTCAACTTAGGAGTCATAAAGCCAAAATCCTTGTTGCCCTGGATATCAGCGGCAGCATCAGTGATCAGGAGTTTAATCAAGCCGTTAAAGAAGTCCTGGATATCGTTAGAAATTATAATCAGGAAATTACGCTGATCGAATGTGACAGTGAAATCCGGCGGGTGTATAAGGTCAGATCGGTGAAGGATATTAAAGATCGAATCAATATCAGAGGGGGCACCCGATTTACCCCGGTTTTTGAATATGCCAATCAGCATAAGGTTAATTTGTTAATCTATTTTACGGACGGCAAAGGTGAAGAAAAGCTTCTGACAATACCCAAGGGGTATAAAACCTTATGGGTTATTTCCGGGCAAGGAGATAAGCTTTCCTTGAAAGATGCCTATGGAGCCGTTAAAAGACTCAAGAAGATTGAACTAAAAGACGACTCCTTAACGATGAGCGATGTTAAACGAGAGGGATTTTCAATGAATGACCAGGAAAGCCTGAATTGA
- a CDS encoding diguanylate cyclase domain-containing protein: MNNNSIPTEIVDTILAELNIGLTLVDNTGKIIYFNQLAGELLGWNYNLPDNNILSCHKKETQHKVLEKLNQFTNMEWHRVIRTPHKFIENTYSPINIPDRFAGAMIITKDVTEREQSLERLKKNSETDLLTGLYNRNLFQDIIQSYIRDSKPYGLIMLDVNGLKYINDHFGHEEGDRIIREAAAAIRDSVRDTDFVFRFGGDEFLILTSYQESVLKMIENRIKDKNKLPTRNSPAVLNLSLGYATSCEEKKMEAVLSLADQRMYQDKQAFYLGEGKYFKQSVS; the protein is encoded by the coding sequence ATGAACAACAATTCCATTCCAACTGAGATCGTGGATACTATCCTTGCCGAATTAAATATTGGTTTAACTCTGGTTGACAATACCGGAAAAATTATTTATTTCAATCAATTGGCCGGCGAATTGCTTGGGTGGAACTATAACCTCCCTGATAACAACATTCTCTCCTGTCATAAAAAAGAAACTCAGCACAAAGTCCTTGAGAAACTCAATCAATTTACCAATATGGAATGGCACAGAGTGATTAGAACTCCCCACAAGTTTATCGAAAATACCTATTCCCCCATCAATATTCCGGATAGATTCGCCGGAGCAATGATTATCACCAAGGATGTCACAGAAAGAGAGCAAAGCCTGGAACGATTAAAGAAAAATTCCGAGACCGATCTCCTCACAGGACTATATAACCGCAATCTCTTCCAGGATATTATTCAGAGCTATATCAGGGACTCCAAGCCCTACGGACTTATTATGCTTGATGTTAATGGCCTGAAGTATATTAATGACCATTTTGGCCATGAAGAAGGTGACCGAATCATCAGGGAAGCTGCAGCCGCGATCCGAGACAGTGTCAGGGACACCGATTTCGTCTTCCGTTTTGGCGGTGATGAGTTTCTGATTCTCACCTCTTATCAGGAATCCGTTCTAAAAATGATCGAAAACAGAATCAAGGACAAAAATAAGCTTCCCACCAGGAACAGCCCCGCGGTATTAAACTTAAGCCTGGGCTATGCTACTTCCTGTGAAGAAAAGAAGATGGAAGCTGTTTTGTCTTTGGCCGACCAACGAATGTACCAAGATAAGCAAGCCTTCTATTTGGGTGAAGGGAAGTACTTTAAGCAATCCGTATCGTAA